Genomic window (Gelria sp. Kuro-4):
GAACATCGTCAAAGAGAACCTGGAGGCCATGACGGCTGAGCTCGAGCGCTTCCTTACCACCAAGACCGTGATCGGGGAGCCGTTTACGGTGGGCGAGGTGACGCTCATTCCGGTGATGGAGGCAAGCTTCGGCCTGGGTACCGGTGGCGGTGAAGGTAAGGACGAGAAGAAGGGCAGCGGTGTCGGCGGCGGCGGTGGGCTGGGTGCCCGGCTGCGTCCCACCGGGGTGGTCGTGATCAAGGGCGGCGAGGTGAGCCTGCTGCCGCTGGGCGGTAAAGGGACACTGGAGAAGGTCGTGGAGCTGGTCCCCGAGTTACTGGCGAAGGTCAGCCTGTGCCACGGGCAGGAGAAAAAAGAGCAGGAAACCGAGTGACCAGCGGGGTCGGTCCTCTTCTTATCGTCTTAACAGCAACCTAGTATTCTGCGGTGCATTCTTAACAGAACTATGAAATACCGAGGTAAGAGCGAAACCCTAACCATTCGAGGGGGGTAGGATTCCTTCAACCAACCTAAGGCGCTGAGGTACGGCTACAAAGTAACCTGAGGAGGGGCGGCCGCAACGGCCTCTCCTCGTGGTGGAATGCATCCGCGGCGTGCCGCCGGCGGGGCACGTCGCCCCGGTCAAGGTGAATTCCGAGCCGGCGGGCCGGTCGGCGCGGCTCTTGTGAGGAATTCTCCAGGTTTATTAATGACACCGTAATCGCATTGCAACATTTTCTTAACAATCTCCTGTTATACTTGGTACCAAGCTATCCTATACCCCCCTTCTTATTTATAGACATGGGCTCCTTCCGGAGCCCGCCTTTTTTTCGCCGCCGACTTCTTGCCGGCGGCACGGGACCGTACGGGCGGGGCCATTAACGGAAACTTAACGGCCGCCTTAAGCGACCTTAACAAATAATTTCTATAATGAAGACGGTGGGAGGAGCCGGAACCGGCGTACCCGCCTGAATAAAGCAGAAAGGAGGAAAAAAAGATGGGTTTTGAAGCAGACCTGCACACCCACACCGTGGCCAGCCGGCACGCCTACAGCACCATCAAGGAGATGGCGGAGGGAGCGGCGGCCAAAGGCATCAAGCTCCTCGGCATGACCGATCACGGGATCAACATGCCGGGCGGCCCGCACGAGTACCACTTCGGCAACCTGGCAGCCATACCGTCCAACCTCTTCGGCGTGGAAATCCTGCGCGGCGTGGAGGCCAACATCATCGATAGCCGAGGTACCCTGGATATGCCGGAGTACCTACTGGAGCGGCTGGATCTGGTGCTGGCGGGCTTTCACGCGGGCACCGGCTTTGACGGCGGCTCGGTGGAGGAGAACACCCAGGCGATGATCGCCGCCCTCTACAACCCCTACGTGCATGCCGTAGTGCACCCGGGGAATCCGCACTTCCCGGTGGACATCGAGAAGGTTGTACTGGCCGCCAAGGCCACCGGCAAGGCCCTGGAGATCAACAACAGCTCGTTCTCCGTCAGCCGCACCGGCAGCGCGCCCCGCTGCGAGCTCTTTGCCCGCTACATTCACCGCCACAAGGTACCGGTTATCATCTCCAGCGATGCGCACATCTACACGGCCGTCGGTAACTTCGAACAGGCCCTCGAGGTGGCGCACGCCGCCGGCATCCGCGACGAGGAGATCCTCAACTACTCAGCGGAGCGAGTCAAGAGTTACCTCGCCGAACTCAAACGGCGCCAGCGGCTCTTAAGCCAGCGTACCTGCCCTGTTTCCTAAGGGTGGCGCTGGCTTTTGTTTTCGCGGATTGAAAAAAGGTGGAAGAGAGATGGCTCGCATTCTGGTAGTGGACGATGAGCCCCATGTGGTGGAACTCGTGCGCTTTAACTTGGAAAAGGAAGGCTTTCGGGTGCTGGCAGCCGATGATGGGCCGGCCGCTCTGGAGGTAGCGCGGCGCGAGGTGCCGGATCTCATCGTTCTCGACCTCATGCTGCCGGGCTTAAGCGGCCTGGAGGTGTTCAGGCTTCTTAAAGAAGAGAAAAAGACCCGGGCCATTCCGGTAATCATGCTTACTGCCCGGGCCAGCGAGGCCGACCGGGTGCTGGGGCTCGAGCTCGGCGCCGACGATTACATAGTAAAGCCCTTCAGCCCGCGGGAACTTATTGCTCGCATCCGGGCACGCCTGCGCCGCCTTCCCGCGAAAAACGAAGCGCCGGTATTACGGAGCGGCTACCTGGAGCTTTATCCGGACCGGTACGAGGTGTTCCTGGCCGGCAAACGCAAGGCCCTCACTCCCAAGGAATTCTCCCTGCTCGAGACCTTCCTCCGGAACCCGGGTAAGGTGCTACGGCGCGAGTTCCTTCTGGAGAACGTCTGGGGTTACGAGTATGCGGCCGATACACGTACAGTAGATGTGCACGTGCGCTACCTGCGGCAGAAAATCGAGGCCGACCCGGCCCATCCCGTGCTTATCGAGACAGTGCGCCGTGTAGGCTACCGGTTCCGGCCGCCCCTTACTGAGCACCGTTCGTTGTCGTAACTATCACCAACTGGAAACAGGTGGGCGGCAAAGAGGCAGAGAGAAGCTGTATACACGCTCCCAACCTCTCGACGCTGGTAAACCGCGCCGAGTTTCCTACCTAGCTTCTAAGAAAGAATTAAGGTCGTCTTAATATCCTTCTAAAATTGAGCGTGTACAATGAAGACAAAACGCCTTAGGAGGGATTGCCGTGAGGTTCTCGGCGAGGAGAAGTGTCGGCTTACTGGTGATACTGCTGACAGTTGTTTGTTTGACCCTGACCGCTGTTTTACCCGCCGTCCAGGCAGCTACGCCGTCCGCGCCAGCCCAAAATGTGATCTTGCTCATCGGTGACGGCATGGGTTACGGACAGATGACTTTAGGCCGCATTGTCGAGGGCGGCGCGCTAACGATGGACAGCTTCACGTATAACGGAACCGTTTCCACTTATCCCAACGACCCGGTGGAAAAATGGGTGACTGACTCGGCCGCCGCCGCCACGGCCATCGCCACCGGCGTGAAAACATACAATGCCGCCATCAGCGTGGATGTCAACAAACAACCGGTGAAGCTAAACTGACCGCGGAGAATTACAAAGACATCTTCACGGAGTACGTCGGCATTAATGACCTTACCCTTGACGAACGCGTTGCCCTGCTGAGTGCCTTCAAAGTGAAAGAGACCAACCCCTACGCCGCAGCTAATGCCGCCGCGGACATTGTAAGCCGCCGGGCTTACGCCGGCTGGACCTCTGGCGGCCATACCGGGAATGACGTGCCCGTCATGGCTTATGGTCCGTACGCTGAAGAGTTCGCAAGGCATTTGGATAACACCGATCTCAATAAGTTGATGTATAGGGCCTGCGGCTTCCAGAAATAGAAGCTTGTCTCCCTTTGGTAATATAAACCGGGGCCAACCCCAAAGCGGCACCCTTGCCTTGAAGGGCGGGGCGCTGTTGCTGCTCAAAAAGTTCTTACGCGTGCATAACGGTTGTAAGGCGGGACAGAATAATGAACGAAGGGTCTGTAGTGGCTGAGCCCAGACTGCTGCAGGGCGGGTTCGCTCTGCAGTGGTCGGCCAAAGGTTAACGCCGGGTGCTTGGCCTGGCGTTAGCCGGCGGGCAGACCGGCCGGTGTCTCCTCAGTTTCTGCGGCGGTCCGAAAGATCGCTGTGGGAGCGAGGGGGATGCCCGCCGGTCGAGCTAAGATCCGGCGAAGTGCCGCATGTTTTTTCACTCTGTTGAAAAGGCTCGAGGTTTAGGAGTTCCTCGCGAGAGGAACCTAGGCTTCCCAGGTACTTCGCCGGGTCGAGCACAGGTTGCTGCAGGTTCCGTAATGGTCCCCGGCGGTCGAAAGGCTGCCTTGGGCTATGCAGGGATCTGCAGCAGCTGCAGCGTAGGTCACTACGGGCTCTTCTTTTTTATGCCGGTCGTAAGGCGTCGTGCGAAGAATAGTCCTGCAGTTAGGCTTCTTGCCCGCCGGGATAGGAAGGAAGGGTTTCTGCCCCCAGATGTCGAAGATTAGAACAACTAAACGGCTACGGACGCTGGGGGGCTTTGGGGTGAACATCAACCAGTTGCGTACACTGGTCGCGCTTGCCGAGTGCAAAAGCTTCTCGTCGGCTGCGGAAAAGCTCTTTCTCACTCAGCCGGCGGTAAGCTTCCAGATCCACTCCCTGGAGGAACACTTCGGCGCCCGCTTGGTGGACCGCTCGGGCAAGCGGGCGGAACTTACGGAGGAAGGCCGCCTGGTGTGCGACTTCGCGCGCCAGACGCTCCAGCTCCTGGCGGAGGCGGAGTACCGGGTAAGCCAGCTCTCCTGCCACGTGCGGGGGCGCCTGCTCGTGGGTGCCAGCACTATACCGGGCGAGTACATCCTGCCGCACCTTATCGGCGCCTTCAAGGAGAAATTTCCTGAGGTGCAGATCAGCCTCGAGATCGGCGATTCCAGCGAGATCCGCAAGAAAGTTCTCGACCAGCGCCTGGACTTGGGCGTAGTAGGGGCGGTGGCCAATCAGGCCCAGCTGAATTCCACCAAGGTGCTGGAGGACGAGCTCATCCTGATCGTGCCGCCCGGGCACACCTGGCCTTCCCGCGCCCAAATCGCCCCGGCCGGCCTGCTGGAGGAAAACTTTATCCTGCGGGAAAAGGGCTCCGGCACGCGGCAGGTGCTGGCGGAGCGGCTGAAGGAAGTGGGGATTGAACTGGCCGACCTCAAGGTGGTGATGGAACTCGGCAGCACGGAGGCCATCCTTACCGCTGTGGAAGCCGGGCTCGGGATCTCGGTGGTTTCCCGCTGGGCGGCCGACAAGGCCCTGGCGCTCGGGCAGGTGCGCGAGGTGCGCGTGGTGGGGCTCAACCTCAAGCGCGACCTCTTTGTGGTCACCCACAAGCAGGCCCTGCCCAACCGGGCGCTGGAGGAGTTCCAGACCTTTCTGACCACCTTTAACACCCAGTCGCTGAGCCGTGCTGCCGGCTGAGGAGGTGAGGCCATGAGCAAGGAACAGCGCCTGACGGCGCTGACGGCCGCGTCCGGCTGAGGGGCCAAACTGGGTCCTGTGACCCTCTCGCAGGTGCTGCGAGATTTACCCGTGCTTACCGATCCGCGCCTCCTGGTGGGGCACGGCACCAGCGATGACGCCGCCGTTTACCAGCTGGCGCCGGACCTGGCCCTCATTGAAACCGTGGACTTTTTCACGCCGGTGGTGGACGATCCCTTCACCTTCGGCCAGATTGCCGCCGCCAACGCCCTGAGCGACATCTACGCCATGGGCGGGCAGCCGCTCCTGGCCCTCAACATCGTCGGCTTTCCCTCCTGCCTGGATACGGAAGTCCTGCGTGCGATCCTGCGCGGCGGGGCGGAAAAGGTGAAAGAAGCAGGGGCCCTGCTGGCCGGCGGGCACAGCATTCAGGATGAGGAGCCCAAATACGGGCTGGCGGTAACCGGTGCGGCCCGCCCGGCGGAGATCTGGAGCAACGCCGGCGCCCGGCCCGGCGACGAGCTCATCCTTACCAAACCGCTGGGGACGGGGGTTTTCCTTACCGCCTACAAGGTGGACCTGGCACCGGCCGGGGAGTTTGCCCCGGTGGCTGCCAGCATGGCCCGTTTGAATGCGGCGGCGGCCGCCGCCGCCCAGGCGGTGGGCGTGAGCGCCTGCACCGATATCACCGGGTTCGGCCTCCTGGGGCATGCTTACGAGGTGGCCGCCGCCAGCGGCGTTGACCTGGCCATTGACCTGGCGGCGGTGCCGTTCTTTCCCGGCGCGCGGGAGCTGGCCCGGCAGGGGTTGGTGCCGGCCGGCACGTACCGCAACCGCGAGTACTTAACGGGCAAGGTGGAGCTTCCCCAGGACCTGCCCGACGAGCTCTCCGACCTGCTCTTTGACCCGCAGACGAGCGGCGGGCTGCTCCTTGCCGTGCCCGCGCCCAAAGCAGGTGCCCTCCTGGACGAACTCGCCCGCCGCAGCGTGCCCGCCGCACGCGTCGGCCGGGCGGAACCGGTGGCGGGGGACACGCCGCGCCTGCGGGTTTACGGCTGAACCCCGGTTTTTGGAAAGGAGAAATCGCCTTATGGAAGAAAAACACGTGGACGCGCGGGGCCTCGCCTGCCCCCTGCCCGTGATCCGCACCAAAAAAGCCATCGAAGCCCTGACAGCCGGAAAAGTGGTGACCATTGTGGACAACCCTGTCGCCCGTGACAACGTCGCCAAGTTGGCACGCAGCCTCAACCTGCCCGTAGCCGTCGCTGTGGAGGGGAACAACTTCGTCCTCACCATTACCAAGGAGGGTGCCCTGGTCGAGCCGGCGCCCGGCCCGGAGACGGCGGCTGTGGCGCAGGCCGAGCGTTCCGGCCGCGGCACCGTGGTGCTGGTGCTGAGCGACGCCGTCGGCCGCCCGGCGGAGGAACTGGGGCACATCCTCACCAAGTCCTTCTTTTACACCCTCACCGAAAGCACACCCGCCCCGGCAGCGGTGATCCTTATGAACGGCGGCGTCCGTCTCAGCACCGAGGGCTCCGAGGTGCTGGCCAGCCTCAAGACCCTGGAGAAACAGGGCGTGGAGATCTTGTCCTGCGGTACGTGCCTGGACTACCTCAAGCTCAAGGATAAACTGGCGGTAGGGAACATCTCGAATATGTTCACCATCGTCGAAAAGCTCCTGGGTGCCGAGAAAGTCGTCACCATTTCCTAATGGTCCAGCTATCCCTTTTGGGAGGTATCTTATGAACCTGTCTCCGGCAATGGCGAGCTTACTCGCCCCCGAGCGCCTGACCGCCTTCGTCCTGGGCGCCGGGCGGGTGCTTTTCGTCCTGTTATTGGTGCTGGTGAGCGTCACCTTGGCCCTTAAGGCGGGCCGCCTGCTCATCGCGCGGGCACTGCGCCCCCCTGAGGGCAAAAAGTACCCCCTTGACCCGCGTCGCGCCCAAACCCTGCAGGCTCTCCTGAACAGCATCCTGCGCTACAGCCTCTACTTTGTTGGTGCGCTGGTGGTGCTGGATGCCCTGGGCGTGCCCACCACCTCCGTGGTGGCCAGCGCCGGGCTGGTGGGCCTGGCGGTGGGCTTCGGCGCCCAGAACCTGGTGCGCGATGTTATCACCGGCTTCTTCATCCTCTTTGAGGATCAGTACGGCATCGGCGAATACGTCGGCGTCGCCGGCGTGGAGGGAATCATCGAAGACATCGGCCTGAGAACCACGCGGCTGCGCGATTTCAACGGTGACCTGCACATCATTCCCAACGGGCAGATCAACCTGGTGACCAACAAGAGCCGCGGTTCGCGCCGGGCGTTGGTCGAGGTGGGCGTGGCCTATGAGTCCGATCTGCGTCGAGTACAGGAAATTCTTGAGGGTATTTCCCGGGAAATAGCGGCGGCCATGCCGGAAATAGTCGAAGGCCCCACCGTGCTCGGCGTCACCGCCTTGGGAGAGTCGCAGGTGACCTTCCAGGTCCTGGCCCGGACCGAACCCATGGCTGAATGGAAGGTGGAGCGTGAGATGCGGCGCCGCTTCAAGCTGGGGCTCGATGCGGCCGGGATTGAAATTCCTTACCCGCACCGCGTGGTTGTCCTGGAGGGGAAACAAGAAGGCGGCCTGCGGCCGGCACGGTGAAGCTGCCGGACGGCGCCCCCTTCTTCGCCGGGGAGGGATGAAGGATGGACAAATACCGCTTGGGCGACATCGTCCGCATGCGCAAGACGCATCCCTGCGGCAGTGACCAGTGGGAAATCATCCGCGTGGGCGCGGACTTTAAACTCAAGTGCCTGGGCTGCGGCCGGCGGGTCATGCTGCCCCGGCCCAAGTTCGAACGGGCGGTCAAGGAAATCGTGCGCTCTGCGGGGGAAGAATGACAAGGCGATGCATTTCCTTCCCCCCGCAGCCCAAACCCACAGGGAGACTCCCCGCACGGTAAAAACTTTGCCTTTAGCCACAAACAATGATATAATAACTACCTGGTAGTGCTCTGGCATTACCTCCCTGCCCTGCGCGCGGCGCAGGGCCGCAGGGGGAGACCCCTGATAGTCCGGAGGGAGGAGGTGAAACGAGTGGCCAGTTACGAAGTCATGTACATCCTGGCCCCCAACCTGGAAGAAGAGGCCTACGCTGCTTTGAGCCGGAAGTTCAGCGACCTTATTACCGAAAGCGGCGGCCGGGTTGAGAAGGTGGACACCTGGGGCAAGCGGCGCCTGGCGTACGAGATCAAGAAGTTCCGCGAAGGCTTCTACACCGTCATCTACTTCAGCGCCACAGCGGCTTGCGTCAAGGAACTGGACCGGGTAATGAAGATCACGGAGCCTGTGCTGCGGCACCTCATCGTGCGGCACGAAGAAA
Coding sequences:
- a CDS encoding GerW family sporulation protein, which codes for MNIVKENLEAMTAELERFLTTKTVIGEPFTVGEVTLIPVMEASFGLGTGGGEGKDEKKGSGVGGGGGLGARLRPTGVVVIKGGEVSLLPLGGKGTLEKVVELVPELLAKVSLCHGQEKKEQETE
- a CDS encoding phosphatase; protein product: MGFEADLHTHTVASRHAYSTIKEMAEGAAAKGIKLLGMTDHGINMPGGPHEYHFGNLAAIPSNLFGVEILRGVEANIIDSRGTLDMPEYLLERLDLVLAGFHAGTGFDGGSVEENTQAMIAALYNPYVHAVVHPGNPHFPVDIEKVVLAAKATGKALEINNSSFSVSRTGSAPRCELFARYIHRHKVPVIISSDAHIYTAVGNFEQALEVAHAAGIRDEEILNYSAERVKSYLAELKRRQRLLSQRTCPVS
- a CDS encoding response regulator transcription factor, with translation MARILVVDDEPHVVELVRFNLEKEGFRVLAADDGPAALEVARREVPDLIVLDLMLPGLSGLEVFRLLKEEKKTRAIPVIMLTARASEADRVLGLELGADDYIVKPFSPRELIARIRARLRRLPAKNEAPVLRSGYLELYPDRYEVFLAGKRKALTPKEFSLLETFLRNPGKVLRREFLLENVWGYEYAADTRTVDVHVRYLRQKIEADPAHPVLIETVRRVGYRFRPPLTEHRSLS
- a CDS encoding alkaline phosphatase, translated to MRFSARRSVGLLVILLTVVCLTLTAVLPAVQAATPSAPAQNVILLIGDGMGYGQMTLGRIVEGGALTMDSFTYNGTVSTYPNDPVEKWVTDSAAAATAIATGVKTYNAAISVDVNKQPVKLN
- a CDS encoding alkaline phosphatase, whose protein sequence is MKETNPYAAANAAADIVSRRAYAGWTSGGHTGNDVPVMAYGPYAEEFARHLDNTDLNKLMYRACGFQK
- a CDS encoding selenium metabolism-associated LysR family transcriptional regulator, which encodes MNINQLRTLVALAECKSFSSAAEKLFLTQPAVSFQIHSLEEHFGARLVDRSGKRAELTEEGRLVCDFARQTLQLLAEAEYRVSQLSCHVRGRLLVGASTIPGEYILPHLIGAFKEKFPEVQISLEIGDSSEIRKKVLDQRLDLGVVGAVANQAQLNSTKVLEDELILIVPPGHTWPSRAQIAPAGLLEENFILREKGSGTRQVLAERLKEVGIELADLKVVMELGSTEAILTAVEAGLGISVVSRWAADKALALGQVREVRVVGLNLKRDLFVVTHKQALPNRALEEFQTFLTTFNTQSLSRAAG
- the selD gene encoding selenide, water dikinase SelD, which produces MSKEQRLTALTAASGUGAKLGPVTLSQVLRDLPVLTDPRLLVGHGTSDDAAVYQLAPDLALIETVDFFTPVVDDPFTFGQIAAANALSDIYAMGGQPLLALNIVGFPSCLDTEVLRAILRGGAEKVKEAGALLAGGHSIQDEEPKYGLAVTGAARPAEIWSNAGARPGDELILTKPLGTGVFLTAYKVDLAPAGEFAPVAASMARLNAAAAAAAQAVGVSACTDITGFGLLGHAYEVAAASGVDLAIDLAAVPFFPGARELARQGLVPAGTYRNREYLTGKVELPQDLPDELSDLLFDPQTSGGLLLAVPAPKAGALLDELARRSVPAARVGRAEPVAGDTPRLRVYG
- the yedF gene encoding sulfurtransferase-like selenium metabolism protein YedF — encoded protein: MEEKHVDARGLACPLPVIRTKKAIEALTAGKVVTIVDNPVARDNVAKLARSLNLPVAVAVEGNNFVLTITKEGALVEPAPGPETAAVAQAERSGRGTVVLVLSDAVGRPAEELGHILTKSFFYTLTESTPAPAAVILMNGGVRLSTEGSEVLASLKTLEKQGVEILSCGTCLDYLKLKDKLAVGNISNMFTIVEKLLGAEKVVTIS
- a CDS encoding mechanosensitive ion channel family protein, yielding MNLSPAMASLLAPERLTAFVLGAGRVLFVLLLVLVSVTLALKAGRLLIARALRPPEGKKYPLDPRRAQTLQALLNSILRYSLYFVGALVVLDALGVPTTSVVASAGLVGLAVGFGAQNLVRDVITGFFILFEDQYGIGEYVGVAGVEGIIEDIGLRTTRLRDFNGDLHIIPNGQINLVTNKSRGSRRALVEVGVAYESDLRRVQEILEGISREIAAAMPEIVEGPTVLGVTALGESQVTFQVLARTEPMAEWKVEREMRRRFKLGLDAAGIEIPYPHRVVVLEGKQEGGLRPAR
- a CDS encoding DUF951 domain-containing protein yields the protein MDKYRLGDIVRMRKTHPCGSDQWEIIRVGADFKLKCLGCGRRVMLPRPKFERAVKEIVRSAGEE
- the rpsF gene encoding 30S ribosomal protein S6, producing the protein MASYEVMYILAPNLEEEAYAALSRKFSDLITESGGRVEKVDTWGKRRLAYEIKKFREGFYTVIYFSATAACVKELDRVMKITEPVLRHLIVRHEEKDNANAEGKVAAEHA